One window of Pyxicephalus adspersus chromosome 4, UCB_Pads_2.0, whole genome shotgun sequence genomic DNA carries:
- the CENPF gene encoding centromere protein F, translating into MSWVVDEWKEGLPTKTLQKIQELESQLDKLKKERQQRQFQLESLEAAFQKQKQKVESEKNEVTAMKRENQSLLEICDNQEKTRQKMAHDQQVKDTQINILEGQLTASKKQIEKLEQELKRYKNDLDRSQQSFNVMDMSVSVTPQKSFAASFTPVKFNGKLCESLEVEERKKLETELKILQIKLLNQNSQSSSQNTINHRDIARHQASSSVFSWQQERTPSRASTSSHDTSLKRSFTSTQCPWEQEETPSKRGYKADSSNRSFCEPPNTAANDQLKSQNQELKSKVNELELRLQVQEKELKMQLNKLQETQTLLEKTQAELQEKDKALTKSRDDLARVTTQYDQTADRCAQTEQKLKKVAEELSCQRQNAESARLTVENKLKEREKENQQELLRQQNSLKNMEQQLNQMKTKLSQESQQAKNEFNAIQAELDRAVHAKKVLEGEVEELKQKLFKAEQTLQTSENQTIQLKKNLEEAKSQQNAVRCQLDQKTKETSKLEEEMNIANQTIRQNQQLVDKLTDKNNSLEAELKCALQKLQGHDSSSLQNLKTTVANLEKERDLANEMLNKRANDFEETKNTLARMAEESLALRNQLDCKEKECKDLINTNISLSRWKNEHENVSSQSSIEKEEMLAKVKELESLIQNYMGQIHSLENDKKNLHIQINNLQELVDLKTADLEAQRVTCSKIQQQLESEGQKYQNDIECLVKRIYELEAEVKLRESDNCLSQVNYLEGELQNQKTLNAEVQSKHDELLQSKIDIQNEMIQIKEMHERFVSESQCRVESLQDNISSKQSYVDSVVSAIREKEEEICMLSEKLRLANSDLQSANQSNKELLDKLEELKQLSESWPTERESLTALISSSQKEIEVLTADNKQIKELCNTLQLQKINVELGPEIDKKEKEDCADNVDECKTDDKDVNECESLKMELEKFEEKLSRVQKDNGRLLRANEELTSLVGSLRNNELSLNKIVEDMSVSLKDREMSLKKLQAQLESLKTDCKTEPIPVEDLSESIANLQNSSSKDIESHNNTSIEQETVPSSMDMKENNNQTILSEDCDPLFVDCSQNETLCGINDETLPLSLEPPHREENETLLINLDQLSLTSTEDVTKSLTQLLELSHLPVQNTTSLSPFTSPSAKVSGNETDGETKKDRKSFSGQLVDLILQQAPEEQHVLFSHLTSEDPCSLKDLLTVYQVELGNLRKQHLSDIETWQQKLKDQASEMEAKLIEEKARSEQMAQELEAAKLELQVLDLSARSLLFDSEDLTTRLDATNQSLCTILPIGRLSLGNSEFRKCETPKEGEENPENNSKESLKDASKEEVNENKGKRSSSRQKKKRKTNAEVKPKVENSQLKNAECSNEKEKLLILINEKEKNNQHLVMEVKELSLQMEIFKTELSIKEGQNQELEQKAKELENERCNLMEKIDLISTEKLQSSNRIVDLEKALHETFTATELLKSKISELSELKDRLEMSNVEWKESYLQAENELRRSKSEKVNIENHALSLEADLDSLQSKCKLLQEESEGHLRSLNNLEEVFKANKAEKDQLNQELENLVEEKEELEQMYKKLKEKETELESNKENSKELIKILEADIRALKEEIVVAKSAIVALTAEKDNMTLLKENDNLQIQELQQLVQQIQEQKQHLFNERQELETQLSSSNGEKVELSRSLELCQVEKHEMATRFRSAQEEVALMRTGIEKLKVKIESDEKKKRQTIEKLKDSERKFDSLNDKIESLERELVMAEENLENAILQTESATEEVESLKSQKEALQKELNSLRKKLVYLENELENSRGRIIELETTILTLTETLEKRESEYSQLKQCSKGEFEMREEKEFFEKRCEAIIAEHAEIKNEMEQERAQLIQQLEEAQVVSNDLKESVDKLLLEVDDCNLQLAEKTQHLMALETQLKESEESSEKDLQVLQSQMNDLSKQKVLSEQRCEAVLTERTTKMEQEKAQLVQQLEEARMVSSDLKESVDKLTLELEECKIQLVDRTQHLIALETQLKDSEEGKTKYSSECSTFEQEMENLRSEKMTLLSRLEELHNKLQTVSEENESHQAIISDFKTSCDDLKTQLESTNSENRTLLEKVAKLTEDCSNLQNKLHESELQVKTAEDRSCQDRKALEEEMQTIRRLQEENSAQLHSATRQTTELKETITRLRNELETECSTFEQEMENLRSEKMTLLSRLEELHNKLQTVSEENESHQAIISDFQTSCDDLKTQLESTNSENRTLLEKVAKLTEDCSNLQNKLHESELQVKTAEDRSCQDRKALEEEMQTIRRLQEENSAQLHSATRQTTELKETITRLRNELETQAMIHKNDIAEYEQRRFQSESLHKSLLDDAVKKHKEDIDGYQKKLFSMEELIATQIQEIDGLKASNREVNESLCKTQEQLVGLKAHIDHMTKKNATASEALNRWVMSCKQLEMEKEELKKQITQQEETLATVTRKQEKAGMDSSADDLLSELEELKQCLEEKTQEADDNIEKYCNLMIKTHRLEESNDYLKKQVDFLNSRLKEFEVKEKPECQPSASDKPLPEAENKRRKSRRSSQGPRKQTNKRQRDMDNTGSAPTTPQCVTKKVKKTSGTLEEEEFEPEGLPEVVKKGFADIPSGKQSPFVLRRATVPLRKSPRLASQKNSPSLFGTHMDNLENLDDLSILPPGGSKPQETKTIEDIMMGDSKTAGSQSPLTAHNKMNRRLSEMGTPSKMDMAAV; encoded by the exons AAGTGGAGGAGAGAAAGAAACTGGAAACGGAGCTAAAAATTCTTCAGATTAAA CTGCTGAACCAGAATTCCCAATCCTCTTCCCAAAACACCATCAACCACCGAGACATTGCTCGCCACCAGGCTTCCTCCTCTGTTTTCTCCTGGCAACAAGAGCGTACACCGAGCCGCGCTTCCACCAGTAGCCATGACACATCGCTCAAACGGAGCTTCACTTCCACCCAGTGTCCCTGGGAGCAAGAAGAGACACCAAGCAAAAGAGGCTACAAAGCAGACAGCTCCAACAGAAGCTTCTGTGAACCTCCTAACACTGCAGCCAATGACCAGCTGAAGAGCCAAAACCAAG aactgaaatccaaagtAAATGAGTTGGAGCTGCGGTTGCAAGTTCAAGAAAAAGAGCTGAAGATGCAGCTGAATAAACTTCAAGAGACCCAGACGCTGCTGGAGAAGACTCAGGCTGAGCTCCAGGAAAAGGACAAAGCACTGACAAAGAGTCGTGATGACTTGGCCCGAGTGACCACACAATATGATCAGACAGCGGACAGG tgtgcTCAGACTGAACAAAAACTGAAGAAAGTTGCAGAAGAGCTGAGCTGTCAGAGACAAAATGCAGAGAGCGCCCGACTGACCGTAGAGAACAAACTgaaggagagagaaaaggaaaatcaaCAG gaaCTCCTCCGACAGCAAAACTCATTAAAAAACATGGAGCAGCAGCTGAATCAGATGAAAACCAAACTGAGTCAAGAGTCACAGCAAGCCAAGAATGAATTTAATGCTATCCAGGCCGAACTTGACCGT GCGGTACATGCAAAGAAGGTCTTAGAAGGTGAAGTAGAGGAGCTGAAACAGAAGTTGTTTAAGGCAGAACAGACTCTGCAAACAAGCGAGAATCAAACTATTCAGTTAAAAAAGAACCTGGAG GAAGCAAAGTCTCAGCAAAATGCAGTTAGATGCCAGTTGGATCAGAAGACTAAAGAAACTTCAAAGCTAGAGGAGGAAATGAACATAGCAAATCAAACTATACGGCAAAACCAGCAGCTCGTGGATAAACTGACAG ATAAAAATAACAGCTTGGAAGCAGAACTGAAATGTGCGCTACAAAAACTACAAGGTCATGATTCATCAAGTTTGCAAAATCTGAAAACGACTGTGGCTAATCTAGAAAAAGAACGAGACCTTGCAAATGAAATGCTAAAtaaaagagcaaatgactttgaagagacAAAGAACACCCTAGCTAGGATGGCCGAAGAGTCGTTGGCATTGAGGAACCAGCTTGATTGTAAAGAAAAGGAATGCAAAGATTTAATCAATACAAACATTTCCCTTTCCAGATGGAAGAACGAACATGAAAATGTCTCCTCTCAATCCTcgatagaaaaagaagaaatgttggCCAAGGTGAAGGAGTTGGAATCTTTGATCCAAAATTATATGGGCCAAATACATTCTCTGGAAAATGACAAGAAGAATTTGCACATACAGATAAATAATCTGCAAGAGCTTGTTGACTTGAAAACAGCGGATCTGGAGGCCCAAAGAGTTACTTGTTCAAAAATCCAACAGCAACTTGAATCTGAAGGGCAGAAATACCAAAATGATATTGAGTGCCTAGTAAAGCGAATATATGAACTGGAGGCTGAAGTGAAACTGCGAGAATCGGACAACTGCTTGAGCCAAGTGAATTATTTGGAGGGCGAGTTACAGAACCAAAAGACACTAAATGCCGAAGTACAAAGTAAACATGACGAACTTCTTCAAAGCAAAATTGATATTCAAAATGAGATGATACAAATTAAAGAAATGCACGAGAGATTTGTCTCTGAATCTCAATGCCGCGTTGAAAGCTTACAAGACAACATCTCTTCTAAACAAAGTTATGTTGATTCTGTTGTTTCTGCCATcagggagaaggaggaagaaatcTGCATGTTGTCTGAAAAACTGAGACTTGCTAATTCAGACTTGCAGTCAGCTAATCAAAGTAACAAGGAACTTCTGGATAAACTAGAAGAGCTTAAGCAGCTGTCAGAATCTTGGCCTACAGAGAGAGAGTCACTAACTGCTTTAATTAGTTCAAGTCAAAAAGAAATTGAGGTGCTAACTGCAGACAACAAACAAATCAAAGAACTCTGCAATACACTGCAGTTGCAGAAAATTAATGTTGAGTTGGGCCCCGAGATTGACAAGAAAGAGAAAGAGGATTGTGCTGACAACGTGGACGAATGCAAGACGGACGACAAGGATGTAAACGAATGTGAAAGTCTAAAAATGGAGCTGGAGAAATTTGAAGAAAAGCTGAGCAGGGTTCAAAAAGATAACGGCCGTTTGCTTAGAGCCAATGAGGAATTGACATCGCTGGTCGGAAGCCTCCGAAACAATGAACTTTCACTTAATAAAATTGTGGAAGATATGAGTGTCTCTTTGAAGGACAgagaaatgtctttaaaaaaacttcAGGCTCAGTTGGAATCTCTAAAAACAGATTGTAAAACTGAACCAATTCCTGTAGAAGATTTGAGCGAGTCTATCGCAAACCTGCAAAATTCATCAAGCAAAGACATTGAGAGCCATAATAATACAAGCATCGAGCAAGAAACTGTACCAAGCTCCATGgatatgaaagaaaataataatcaAACCATATTGTCCGAAGACTGCGATCCATTGTTTGTAGATTGCAGTCAAAATGAAACTCTGTGTGGTATAAATGATGAGACACTTCCGTTATCGCTGGAACCTCCGCACCGAGAAGAGAACGAGACCTTATTGATAAACCTAGACCAACTGTCTTTGACAAGTACAGAAGATGTTACAAAGTCATTGACTCAGCTTCTGGAACTAAGCCATCTTCCAGTTCAGAACACCACCTCCCTGTCTCCTTTTACCTCTCCATCTGCTAAAGTCAGCGGCAATGAGACTGACGGAGAAACTAAGAAAGACCGAAAATCTTTTTCTGGTCAGCTCGTTGACTTGATTCTACAGCAAGCTCCTGAGGAgcaacatgttttattttctcatcTGACCAGTGAAGACCCTTGCAGTTTAAAAGACTTGCTTACTGTTTATCAAGTAGAGTTGGGTAACTTACGGAAACAGCATTTATCTGACATTGAGACATGGCAACAAAAACTAAAGGATCAAGCATCAGAAATGGAAGCGAAATTGATTGAAGAGAAGGCACGCAGTGAACAGATGGCACAAGAATTAGAGGCTGCAAAGCTGGAACTTCAGGTCCTTGACTTAAGTGCACGATCCCTGTTGTTTGATAGTGAAGAT ttaaCAACAAGACTTGATGCCACCAATCAAAGCCTTTGCACCATTTTGCCAATTGGAAGACTTTCGCTTGGCAACAGCGAGTTCAGGAAGTGTGAAACTCCTAAGGAAGGTGAAGAAAACCCTGAAAATAATTCTAAAGAAAGCCTAAAGGATGCAAGCAAAGAggaagtaaatgaaaacaaaggaaagagaagctcttctaggcagaagaaaaaaaggaaaactaacgCAGAAGTCAAACCGAAAGTCGAGAATTCCCAGTTAAAGAATGCAGAGTGTTCCAACGAAAAGGAGAAACTTCTTATACttattaatgaaaaagaaaaaaataatcagcatCTAGTAATGGAGGTAAAAGAGCTCTCTTTGCAGATGGAGATATTCAAGACTGAGCTTAGCATTAAAGAGGGACAAAACCAAGAACtagaacaaaaagcaaaagaaCTGGAAAACGAAAGATGTAATTTGATGGAAAAAATTGACTTGATTTCCACAGAAAAATTGCAGTCCTCAAACCGAATTGTTGACCTTGAAAAGGCTCTTCATGAAACCTTTACCGCAACAGAACTACTAAAGTCAAAGATTTCTGAGTTATCGGAATTAAAAGACCGTTTAGAAATGTCAAATGTGGAATGGAAGGAAAGCTATCTTCAGGCAGAAAATGAGCTGAGAAGATCTAAATCAGAAAAAGTAAATATCGAGAATCATGCATTGTCTTTAGAAGCAGATCTGGATTCCCTTCAATCTAAATGTAAACTCTTGCAGGAGGAAAGTGAAGGCCATTTAAGATCACTTAATAATTTAGAAGAAGTTTTTAAAGCTAATAAGGCAGAGAAAGATCAGTTAAATCAGGAGCTGGAGAACTTGGTGGAAGAAAAGGAGGAACTTgaacaaatgtataaaaagctGAAGGAAAAGGAAACCGAGTTGGAATCCAATAAGGAAAATTCAAAAGAGCTTATAAAGATATTGGAAGCTGATATACGAGCACTAAAAGAGGAGATTGTGGTTGCCAAATCAGCCATTGTTGCGTTAACCGCAGAAAAAGACAATATgacacttttaaaagaaaatgacaatttGCAAATTCAAGAACTACAGCAGTTAGTGCAGCAAATACAAGAACAAAAGCAACACCTGTTCAATGAACGGCAAGAATTGGAAACTCAACTGAGTTCCTCTAATGGAGAAAAAGTTGAACTTTCTCGCTCTCTGGAACTCTGTCAGGTGGAGAAACATGAAATGGCCACCAGGTTTAGGTCTGCCCAGGAAGAAGTGGCTCTCATGCGGACTGGAATTGAGAAACTTAAAGTTAAAATCGAGTCTGATGAAAAGAAGAAGCGTCAAACCATTGAGAAGCTAAAAGACAGCGAGAGGAAATTTGACAGTCTCAATGATAAGATCGAGTCTTTGGAACGAGAGTTGGTCATGGCTGAGGAAAATTTGGAAAATGCTATCCTTCAAACGGAATCTGCTACGGAGGAGGTGGAAAGCTTAAAATCACAAAAAGAAGCCTTGCAGAAGGAGTTGAATTCTTTAAGAAAAAAGCTTGTCTATCTAGAAAATGAGCTTGAGAATAGCCGGGGAAGGATAATTGAATTAGAAACCACCATTCTTACTCTTACAGAGACTCTGGAAAAAAGAGAGTCTGAATATTCTCAATTGAAACAATGTTCTAAGGGGGAATTTGAAATGCGTGAGGAGAAAGAATTTTTTGAAAAGCGATGTGAAGCAATCATAGCAGAACATGCTGAAATCAAAAATGAGATGGAACAAGAGCGAGCACAATTGATACAACAGTTGGAAGAAGCCCAGGTGGTCAGCAATGACCTCAAGGAATCTGTAGATAAGCTCTTACTGGAAGTCGATGATTGTAACCTTCAACTAGCAGAGAAGACACAACATCTTATGGCTCTTGAAACCCAACTGAAAGAATCAGAAGAAAGTTCTGAGAAAGATCTTCAGGTTCTTCAATCTCAAATGAATGACTTGAGCAAGCAGAAAGTCCTTTCCGAACAGAGGTGTGAAGCTGTCCTCACTGAACGTACAACTAAGATGGAACAAGAGAAAGCACAGTTGGTACAACAATTAGAAGAAGCCCGCATGGTCAGCAGTGACCTCAAGGAATCCGTAGATAAGCTCACGCTGGAACTAGAGGAATGTAAGATCCAACTGGTGGATAGGACACAACATCTAATCGCTCTTGAGACCCAACTTAAAGACTCCGAAGAGGGGAAAACAAAATACTCCTCAGAATGTTCTACATTTGAACAGGAGATGGAAAATCTAAGAAGTGAAAAGATGACTTTGCTGTCAAGATTGGAAGAGTTGCATAACAAGTTACAGACTGTATCAGAAGAGAATGAATCTCATCAAGCTATCATCTCTGACTTCAAAACATCCTGCGATGATTTAAAAACGCAGTTGGAATCTACAAATTCTGAGAACAGAACACTTCTAGAAAAG GTGGCTAAACTGACAGAAGATTGTTCCAACctgcaaaataaattacatgaatCTGAACTACAAGTAAAAACAGCTGAAGATCGTAGCTGCCAAGATAGAAAGGCGCTGGAGGAAGAGATGCAGACGATCAGGAGGCTACAAGAGGAGAATAGT GCTCAGCTCCATTCAGCTACACGCCAAACCACTGAACTCAAAGAAACTATTACAAGACTACGGAATGAACTGGAAACAGAATGTTCTACATTTGAACAGGAGATGGAAAATCTAAGAAGTGAAAAGATGACTTTGCTGTCAAGATTGGAAGAGTTGCATAACAAGTTACAGACTGTATCAGAAGAGAATGAATCTCATCAAGCTATCATCTCTGACTTCCAAACATCCTGCGATGATTTGAAAACGCAGTTGGAATCTACAAATTCTGAGAACAGAACACTTCTAGAAAAG GTGGCTAAACTGACAGAAGATTGTTCCAACctgcaaaataaattacatgaatCTGAACTACAAGTAAAAACAGCTGAAGATCGTAGCTGCCAAGATAGAAAGGCGCTGGAGGAAGAGATGCAGACGATCAGGAGGCTACAAGAGGAGAATAGT GCTCAGCTCCATTCAGCTACACGCCAAACCACTGAACTCAAAGAAACTATTACAAGACTACGGAATGAACTGGAAACTCAGGCGATGATTCACAAGAATGATATAGCAGAGTATGAACAGCGTCGTTTTCAGTCTGAGTCCCTCCACAAATCACTTCTGGATGATGCAGTTAAAAAG CATAAGGAAGACATAGATGGTTACCAGAAGAAGCTGTTTTCCATGGAAGAACTTATTGCTACCCAAATTCAGGAAATTGATGGTTTAAAAGCCAGTAACAGGGAAGTGAATGAGTCGTTGTGTAAGACGCAGGAGCAGCTGGTGGGACTCAAG GCTCATATTGATCACATGACAAAGAAAAACGCTACAGCCTCTGAAGCCCTTAATCGCTGGGTCATGTCATGTAAACAGCTGGAAATGGAGAAAGAGGAGCTGAAGAAACAGATCACACAGCAAGAGGAAACACTGGCCACTGTAACACGCAAGCAAGAAA AAGCAGGAATGGACAGCAGTGCAGATGACCTATTATCAGAGTTGGAGGAACTAAAGCAGTGCTTGGAAGAGAAGACACAGGAAGCGGATGACAACATTGAGAAATATTGTAACCTAATGATTAAGACACACAGACTGGAAGAGAGCAATGACTACCTGAAGAAACAAGTGGACTTCCTGAACTCCAGGCTGAAAGAGTTTGAAGTGAAGGAAAAGCCAGAATGTCAACCTTCAGCATCAGACAAACCATTACCCGAGGCTGAGAATAAAAGACGGAAAAGCAGAAGATCCTCGCAAGGTCCCAGGAAACAAACCAATAAGCGCCAGAGAGACATGGATAATACAGGGAGCGCACCGACAACACCTCAATGTGTCACCAAGAAAGTGAAGAAAACTTCTGGTACCCTGGAAGAAGAGGAGTTTGAACCTGAAGGTCTTCCAGAAGTTGTGAAAAAGG gttTTGCTGACATCCCATCAGGAAAGCAGAGCCCATTCGTTCTTAGAAGGGCCACTGTGCCTCTTCGGAAAAGCCCTCGTTTGGCTTCGCAGAAAAATTCCCCGTCCCTCTTTGGTACCCATATGGACAACCTGGAGAACCTGGACGACCTCTCCATTCTACCACCAGGAGGCAGCAAACCACAAGAA ACAAAGACTATAGAAGACATCATGATGGGAGATTCCAAGACAGCAGGCAGCCAGTCCCCTCTTACTGCCCACAACAAGATGAATAGACGTCTGTCGGAAATGGGCACTCCGAGCAAGATGGACATGGCGGCTGTA